The sequence TCCGCCGCTCGTGCAGGGCCCGTTCGACCGCCGCGCAGGCCTGCTGCACCGCGTGCTCGCCCGACGTGATCCGCAGCGGGATCGCGCCCACCGCCCGGGCCAGCGCCTCCTGGTCGATGTGGAAGTTGGACCGCGGCTCGGTCACCTCGGCGGCCAGGACCAGCAGCGGGCTGCGGCTCTTGGCCGCCTCGGCGATTCCCGTCATGGCGTTCGTCAGGCCCGGTCCCTGATGGACGCTCAGCGCGGCCACGGTGCCGCTGACGCGGGCGTACGCGTCGGCCATCGTCGCCGCGCCGCCTTCGTGGCGGGCGGCGACGAAACGCGCTCCGGCCGCGACCATGGCGTTGGTCAGATGGAAGTTGCCCGAGCCGACGACGCCGAAGACCTGTCCGACCCCGGCCGCGTACAGCGCCCGTCCGACGGCCTCCGCGACCTTCATGAGCGCTCCACCAGTGCGAGCACCCGGGCGGGTGACCCGGAGCCCGAGACGATGGGGAGGGGTCCGGCGACGACGACGGAGCCGGTCGCGGGCAGTGCCGCCAGGTTCCGCAGCTGGGTCAGCCCGTACTTGTCACTGCCCATCAGGTACGAGTGGCACGGGAAGGCCGGTTCGAACGCGTGGCCGCGTCCGGCGTCGGTGCCGACCGTCTCGACGCCGAGGCCGATCACCGGTGACTCCTCGGCCACCCAGCGGGCGCACTCCGCCGACAGTCCGGGGGTGTGCGGGCCGTTCTCGTCCGCGTTCAGGAACGTCTCCTGCGAGTGCGAGCGGGCGTCCCACCCTGTCCGCAGCAACAGCCAGCCGCCGTCGGGCAGCGGTCCGTTCGCGGCTTCCCACGCCCGTACGTGTTCCACCTCGACGAGGAAGTCCGGGTCCTTCGCCGCCTCGGCGGTGAAGTCCAGCACCGCGGCCGGCGCGATCAGCCGCCCCGCGGGTACGGAGGCCACGTCCGCGAGGTCCTTGCCGGTCACCCAG is a genomic window of Streptomyces sp. NBC_00414 containing:
- a CDS encoding cyclase family protein, with the translated sequence MSEPSVLAALVAGLRGGSIEVVDLTSPLSSSTPVLQLPPEFGQTQVFALEEISRYDDRGPAWYWNNFRTGEHTGTHFDAPNHWVTGKDLADVASVPAGRLIAPAAVLDFTAEAAKDPDFLVEVEHVRAWEAANGPLPDGGWLLLRTGWDARSHSQETFLNADENGPHTPGLSAECARWVAEESPVIGLGVETVGTDAGRGHAFEPAFPCHSYLMGSDKYGLTQLRNLAALPATGSVVVAGPLPIVSGSGSPARVLALVERS